In Drosophila innubila isolate TH190305 chromosome 2R unlocalized genomic scaffold, UK_Dinn_1.0 1_C_2R, whole genome shotgun sequence, the following are encoded in one genomic region:
- the LOC117783185 gene encoding uncharacterized protein CG5098 isoform X2, which translates to MNPLLAPPYTGTLPFDSMDLSLQSSRSAAPTLKSGQQQQQQQQQQQQQQSHLLAPPNYPTIHNLTTSSPAGSQHSAQQGHLGVGHSSSPSAVSVASKYLNANGAVAADCESLLPPPPSTPPNNNNNSSHNNNSNSSSSGGNSNNNSSSSGNNSNNNVPPPHYMQNRDENFKLTQLKSMQKSSELSGKDCSYGSGATGKLATHNMQQQQHAAKKPSPLRNYQQHQHQQAYNMTPPPASMKYNGPQTPPTPQSPLDYNQLHLHHQLHASVAGYAPQQSQQQQQQQQQHMQSEQQHLHYHNQHLAPPAAPPPPPQFQQQQQQQQPLQPLTSPQLHSRNTQLTNLDMSKHKQAEDDSQDEAQTIITDLSTTATYRSNNADDKQQMVEAPESPYMTTSNEESLESNSNSSNSRKRRKRKSSQVMRLTPSENLNSNLKRQRTPSPHSNSNHNSCSPKQSPKNGVEFQPFGLKEQKPHELPLENGRAATPPVAAATENSNSSSLYNDTDNPKTKKQRQALLQRNLTEQQQLQRRQQDEEPSQETPLVAVPTKETTIESKLPPPSPQSNSSSSSSSSSSAGTHSSHSSQASREATQRKEQERLQDQEPQLDNNNKAITDTPASPALVEQGDIDARPAVSVHDDEDEVQSPAEKQSPPQAGATAIATATATTEPCHFNEVEHKLEQMFAGIEDEPQSRATATATAAEHDLSAQLAQTKAAVEEKPALATPTPTPTPELRPMATKAAMKSTLPSPIHSPAAIAEIKEIKEDTPSSSPAKVLPRPTPTRCMPQRRLSMGMDPSLLRFTIEEQVKPKKTAAKKKQLPQVEAEIETVQLDSDDEKPSTSAAAAAALAARQLSEAAAAKTTTPKANNNNSKKKKKTTAAKGKKATGKNATKQNGKKGATARKPFSTDEDSTPAPNRESSNGGGSTATDLRFKSPFILIKPDGSISIKNTHNAEDVNEKQTKKKQTKAPHERKNLRGMHSSTLSNRYDADTTDSSWICVFCKRGPHKLGLGDLFGPYLVSIDCEEYRAALQVPAAQDIDGLFVSKRKRCDMVKMQDRNLPVIPATLANIMQAPKITMHKRKRKQTHESAYSFSDDQNESQCSSQDPLDCSHESKFIETFRGMSKTSEHGYEIWLHEDCAVWANDIQLIGAHVNGLDAAVWDSTRYQCVHCAQPGANICCFHRACKAAAHVPCARATSWSLCEEDRKVYCELHTPEREATEAEELPVLSQMEPVVVVPPPTFNVNSLP; encoded by the exons atgAATCCTTTGCTGGCGCCGCCATATACGGGAACATTGCCTTTTGACTCCATGGACTTGTCGCTGCAGTCGAGTCGCAGCGCTGCGCCGACGCTTAAatctggccaacaacaacagcaacaacagcagcaacaacaacaacaacaatctcaTCTGCTTGCACCTCCCAACTACCCAACGAT tcacaatCTGACAACAAGTTCGCCCGCAGGATCGCAGCACAGTGCACAGCAAGGACATCTGGGCGTAGGACATTCCTCGTCGCCTTCGGCAGTAAGTGTGGcaagcaaatatttgaatgccaATGGCGCTGTTGCAGCGGATTGCGAGTCGTTGTTGCCACCGCCACCAAGTACCCCgcccaacaataacaacaacagtagtcacaacaacaacagtaacagtagcagcagcggtggcaacagcaacaacaacagcagcagcagtggcaacaacagcaacaacaatgtgccACCGCCACATTATATGCAGAATCGGGATGAGAACTTTAAGCTGACGCAGCTGAAGAGCATGCAGAAGAGCTCAGAGCTGAGTGGCAAGGATTGCAGCTATGGGAGTGGCGCCACAGGCAAACTGGCAACGCacaacatgcaacagcaacaacatgcgGCAAAAAAGC CCTCGCCACTGCGCAACtatcagcaacatcagcatcagcaagCTTACAACATGACGCCGCCGCCTGCGAGCATGAAATACAatgggccacagacgccgccaACGCCGCAGTCGCCGTTGGATTACAATCAGTTGCATCTGCATCATCAGTTGCATGCGAGTGTTGCTGGCTATGCACCAcagcaatcacaacaacagcagcagcagcaacaacaacacatgcaatcggagcaacaacatttacacTATCATAATCAGCATTtagcaccaccagcagcaccaccaccaccaccacagtttcaacagcagcaacaacaacagcagccgctgCAACCGTTGACTTCACCACAACTGCATTCCCGCAACACGCAACTGACGAATCTCGACATGTCCAAGCACAAGCAAGCAGAGGATGATTCGCAGGATGAAGCACAAACCATCATTACAGATCTATCCACAACGGCAACATATCGTAGCAACAATGCGGATGATAAGCAGCAAATGGTTGAGGCACCTGAGTCCCCGTACATGACCACATCCAACGAGGAGTCACTGGAGTccaatagcaacagcagcaatagtCGCAAGCGACGTAAACGCAAATCCAGTCAAGTGATGCGTCTAACGCCCAGTGAGAATTTGAATTCCAATTTGAAGAGGCAACGCACGCCAAGTCcgcacagcaacagcaatcacAACAGTTGCAGTCCCAAGCAATCTCCCAAGAACGGAGTTGAGTTCCAGCCATTTGGTCTAAAGGAACAGAAGCCACATGAACTGCCGCTCGAGAATGGACGTGCTGCAACGCCTCCAGTCGCTGCTGCAACTGAGAATAGCAATAGCTCCTCGCTGTACAACGATACGGACAATCCCAAGACGAAGAAGCAGCGACAGGCGTTGCTGCAACGCAACCTCacagagcaacagcagctgcaacgaCGCCAGCAGGATGAGGAGCCCTCTCAAGAGACTCCGCTTGTTGCTGTTCCCACAAAGGAGACAACCATTGAGAGCAAATTGCCACCGCCAAGTCCGCAgagcaatagcagcagcagcagctcgagCAGTTCCAGCGCCGGCACacacagcagccacagcagtCAGGCGAGTCGGGAGGCGACACAGCGTAAGGAGCAGGAGCGGCTGCAAGATCAGGAACCGCAGCTGGACAATAATAACAAGGCCATTACAGATACGCCCGCCTCACCAGCGCTTGTGGAGCAGGGCGACATCGATGCACGGCCAGCGGTGAGTGTGcacgatgatgaggatgaaGTGCAATCGCCAGCTGAGAAGCAGTCGCCACCACAAGCAggagcaactgcaattgccACTGCAACGGCAACCACTGAACCCTGCCACTTCAACGAGGTGGAGCACAAGCTGGAGCAAATGTTTGCTGGAATTGAGGATGAACCACAAAGcagagcaactgcaactgcaactgcagcggAGCATGACTTAAGCGCGCAATTAGCACAGACCAAAGCGGCAGTGGAGGAGAAGCCTGCTCtagccacgcccacaccgACGCCCACGCCCGAGCTGCGACCCATGGCCACCAAGGCGGCCATGAAGTCAACGCTGCCCAGTCCTATACACAGTCCAGCGGCAATAGCGGAAATCAAGGAGATCAAAGAAGACACGCCGTCATCATCACCTGCCAAAGTGTTGCCACGTCCGACGCCCACgcgttgcatgccacagcGCCGACTGTCCATGGGCATGGATCCCTCCTTGCTGCGTTTTACCATCGAGGAGCAAGTGAAGCCCAAAAAAACGGCGGCAAAAAAGAAGCAACTGCCACAAGTCGAAGCTGAAATCGAGACCGTGCAACTGGACAGCGATGATGAGAAGCCGAGCACatcggcagcagctgcagcggcaCTTGCAGCACGCCAGCTGAGTGAGGCAGCTGCCGCCAAGACGACCACGcccaaagccaacaacaacaacagcaagaaaaagaagaagacaacGGCAGCCAAGGGCAAAAAGGCGACGGGGAAGAATGCAACTAAACAGAATGGCAAGAAGGGAGCAACTGCTCGGAAACCCTTCAGCACGGATGAGGATAGCACGCCGGCGCCGAATCGGGAGAGCAGCAATGGTGGTGGCTCCACAGCAACAGATCTCAGGTTCAAGTCACCCTTTATACTGATCAAACCCGATGGAAGTATCAGCATTAAGAACACCCACAATGCGGAGGATGTCAATGAGAAGCagacgaagaagaagcaaaCGAAAGCGCCGCACGAGCGCAAGAATTTGCGAGGGATGCACAGTTCCACGTTGAGCAATCGCTATGATGCGGATACCACAGATTCCAGCTGGATTTGTGTGTTTTGTAAGCGTGGTCCGCACAAGCTTGGACTGGGTGATCTCTTTGGTCCCTACCTCGTCTCCATTGACTGTGAAGAGTATCGAGCTGCATTGCAGGTGCCAGCTGCTCAGGATATCGATGGACTATTTGTAAGCAAGCGAAAGCGCTGCGACATGGTCAAGATGCAGGATCGAAATCTGCCCGTGATTCCCGCCACGCTGGCCAACATTATGCAGGCGCCCAAGATCACCATG CACAAGCGTAAACGCAAGCAAACCCACGAGAGCGCCTACTCCTTCAGCGATGATCAGAATGAATCTCAGTGCTCCTCGCAGGATCCTCTCGATTGCAGCCACGAGTCGAAATTCATTGAGACGTTTCGCGGCATGTCAAAGACCTCCGAGCATGGCTATGAGATTTGGCTGCACGAGGATTGCGCTGTGTGGGCCAATGACATCCAATTGATTGGCGCCCATGTCAATGGTTTGGATGCCGCAGTCTGGGACAGCACACGCTATCAATGTGTGCATTGTGCTCAACCCGGAGCGAATATCTGTTGCTTTCACCGTGCCTGCAAAGCAGCTGCTCATGTTCCCTGTGCCCGTGCCACCAGCTGGAGTCTCTGCGAGGAGGATCGCAAGGTGTATTGTGAGCTGCACACGCCGGAAAGGGAGGCAACGGAAGCGGAAGAGTTGCCAGTGTTGTCACAGATGGAACCAGTTGTGGTTGTGCCACCGCCAACATTTAATGTCAATTCGCTTCCCTGA
- the LOC117783185 gene encoding uncharacterized protein CG5098 isoform X1, which yields MSNNNHPHGHLSQAAQNPSWNPLQIPSYIPRQPQLAHMSNERPMVRSPLAWHASAQPPPHPPPDAIYNFMSANHKNLDHHHQMNPLLAPPYTGTLPFDSMDLSLQSSRSAAPTLKSGQQQQQQQQQQQQQQSHLLAPPNYPTIHNLTTSSPAGSQHSAQQGHLGVGHSSSPSAVSVASKYLNANGAVAADCESLLPPPPSTPPNNNNNSSHNNNSNSSSSGGNSNNNSSSSGNNSNNNVPPPHYMQNRDENFKLTQLKSMQKSSELSGKDCSYGSGATGKLATHNMQQQQHAAKKPSPLRNYQQHQHQQAYNMTPPPASMKYNGPQTPPTPQSPLDYNQLHLHHQLHASVAGYAPQQSQQQQQQQQQHMQSEQQHLHYHNQHLAPPAAPPPPPQFQQQQQQQQPLQPLTSPQLHSRNTQLTNLDMSKHKQAEDDSQDEAQTIITDLSTTATYRSNNADDKQQMVEAPESPYMTTSNEESLESNSNSSNSRKRRKRKSSQVMRLTPSENLNSNLKRQRTPSPHSNSNHNSCSPKQSPKNGVEFQPFGLKEQKPHELPLENGRAATPPVAAATENSNSSSLYNDTDNPKTKKQRQALLQRNLTEQQQLQRRQQDEEPSQETPLVAVPTKETTIESKLPPPSPQSNSSSSSSSSSSAGTHSSHSSQASREATQRKEQERLQDQEPQLDNNNKAITDTPASPALVEQGDIDARPAVSVHDDEDEVQSPAEKQSPPQAGATAIATATATTEPCHFNEVEHKLEQMFAGIEDEPQSRATATATAAEHDLSAQLAQTKAAVEEKPALATPTPTPTPELRPMATKAAMKSTLPSPIHSPAAIAEIKEIKEDTPSSSPAKVLPRPTPTRCMPQRRLSMGMDPSLLRFTIEEQVKPKKTAAKKKQLPQVEAEIETVQLDSDDEKPSTSAAAAAALAARQLSEAAAAKTTTPKANNNNSKKKKKTTAAKGKKATGKNATKQNGKKGATARKPFSTDEDSTPAPNRESSNGGGSTATDLRFKSPFILIKPDGSISIKNTHNAEDVNEKQTKKKQTKAPHERKNLRGMHSSTLSNRYDADTTDSSWICVFCKRGPHKLGLGDLFGPYLVSIDCEEYRAALQVPAAQDIDGLFVSKRKRCDMVKMQDRNLPVIPATLANIMQAPKITMHKRKRKQTHESAYSFSDDQNESQCSSQDPLDCSHESKFIETFRGMSKTSEHGYEIWLHEDCAVWANDIQLIGAHVNGLDAAVWDSTRYQCVHCAQPGANICCFHRACKAAAHVPCARATSWSLCEEDRKVYCELHTPEREATEAEELPVLSQMEPVVVVPPPTFNVNSLP from the exons ATGTCCAACAACAATCATCCGCACGGACATTTAAGTCAGGCGGCACAGAATCCCTCATGGAATCCCCTGCAA ATACCATCGTATATACCGCGACAGCCGCAATTGGCGCACATGTCCAATGAACGGCCCATGGTCCGATCCCCGTTGGCCTGGCATGCATCCGCCCAGCCGCCGCCGCATCCGCCTCCAGATgccatttacaattttatgtCGGCCAATCATAAAAAC ctggatcatcatcatcaaatgAATCCTTTGCTGGCGCCGCCATATACGGGAACATTGCCTTTTGACTCCATGGACTTGTCGCTGCAGTCGAGTCGCAGCGCTGCGCCGACGCTTAAatctggccaacaacaacagcaacaacagcagcaacaacaacaacaacaatctcaTCTGCTTGCACCTCCCAACTACCCAACGAT tcacaatCTGACAACAAGTTCGCCCGCAGGATCGCAGCACAGTGCACAGCAAGGACATCTGGGCGTAGGACATTCCTCGTCGCCTTCGGCAGTAAGTGTGGcaagcaaatatttgaatgccaATGGCGCTGTTGCAGCGGATTGCGAGTCGTTGTTGCCACCGCCACCAAGTACCCCgcccaacaataacaacaacagtagtcacaacaacaacagtaacagtagcagcagcggtggcaacagcaacaacaacagcagcagcagtggcaacaacagcaacaacaatgtgccACCGCCACATTATATGCAGAATCGGGATGAGAACTTTAAGCTGACGCAGCTGAAGAGCATGCAGAAGAGCTCAGAGCTGAGTGGCAAGGATTGCAGCTATGGGAGTGGCGCCACAGGCAAACTGGCAACGCacaacatgcaacagcaacaacatgcgGCAAAAAAGC CCTCGCCACTGCGCAACtatcagcaacatcagcatcagcaagCTTACAACATGACGCCGCCGCCTGCGAGCATGAAATACAatgggccacagacgccgccaACGCCGCAGTCGCCGTTGGATTACAATCAGTTGCATCTGCATCATCAGTTGCATGCGAGTGTTGCTGGCTATGCACCAcagcaatcacaacaacagcagcagcagcaacaacaacacatgcaatcggagcaacaacatttacacTATCATAATCAGCATTtagcaccaccagcagcaccaccaccaccaccacagtttcaacagcagcaacaacaacagcagccgctgCAACCGTTGACTTCACCACAACTGCATTCCCGCAACACGCAACTGACGAATCTCGACATGTCCAAGCACAAGCAAGCAGAGGATGATTCGCAGGATGAAGCACAAACCATCATTACAGATCTATCCACAACGGCAACATATCGTAGCAACAATGCGGATGATAAGCAGCAAATGGTTGAGGCACCTGAGTCCCCGTACATGACCACATCCAACGAGGAGTCACTGGAGTccaatagcaacagcagcaatagtCGCAAGCGACGTAAACGCAAATCCAGTCAAGTGATGCGTCTAACGCCCAGTGAGAATTTGAATTCCAATTTGAAGAGGCAACGCACGCCAAGTCcgcacagcaacagcaatcacAACAGTTGCAGTCCCAAGCAATCTCCCAAGAACGGAGTTGAGTTCCAGCCATTTGGTCTAAAGGAACAGAAGCCACATGAACTGCCGCTCGAGAATGGACGTGCTGCAACGCCTCCAGTCGCTGCTGCAACTGAGAATAGCAATAGCTCCTCGCTGTACAACGATACGGACAATCCCAAGACGAAGAAGCAGCGACAGGCGTTGCTGCAACGCAACCTCacagagcaacagcagctgcaacgaCGCCAGCAGGATGAGGAGCCCTCTCAAGAGACTCCGCTTGTTGCTGTTCCCACAAAGGAGACAACCATTGAGAGCAAATTGCCACCGCCAAGTCCGCAgagcaatagcagcagcagcagctcgagCAGTTCCAGCGCCGGCACacacagcagccacagcagtCAGGCGAGTCGGGAGGCGACACAGCGTAAGGAGCAGGAGCGGCTGCAAGATCAGGAACCGCAGCTGGACAATAATAACAAGGCCATTACAGATACGCCCGCCTCACCAGCGCTTGTGGAGCAGGGCGACATCGATGCACGGCCAGCGGTGAGTGTGcacgatgatgaggatgaaGTGCAATCGCCAGCTGAGAAGCAGTCGCCACCACAAGCAggagcaactgcaattgccACTGCAACGGCAACCACTGAACCCTGCCACTTCAACGAGGTGGAGCACAAGCTGGAGCAAATGTTTGCTGGAATTGAGGATGAACCACAAAGcagagcaactgcaactgcaactgcagcggAGCATGACTTAAGCGCGCAATTAGCACAGACCAAAGCGGCAGTGGAGGAGAAGCCTGCTCtagccacgcccacaccgACGCCCACGCCCGAGCTGCGACCCATGGCCACCAAGGCGGCCATGAAGTCAACGCTGCCCAGTCCTATACACAGTCCAGCGGCAATAGCGGAAATCAAGGAGATCAAAGAAGACACGCCGTCATCATCACCTGCCAAAGTGTTGCCACGTCCGACGCCCACgcgttgcatgccacagcGCCGACTGTCCATGGGCATGGATCCCTCCTTGCTGCGTTTTACCATCGAGGAGCAAGTGAAGCCCAAAAAAACGGCGGCAAAAAAGAAGCAACTGCCACAAGTCGAAGCTGAAATCGAGACCGTGCAACTGGACAGCGATGATGAGAAGCCGAGCACatcggcagcagctgcagcggcaCTTGCAGCACGCCAGCTGAGTGAGGCAGCTGCCGCCAAGACGACCACGcccaaagccaacaacaacaacagcaagaaaaagaagaagacaacGGCAGCCAAGGGCAAAAAGGCGACGGGGAAGAATGCAACTAAACAGAATGGCAAGAAGGGAGCAACTGCTCGGAAACCCTTCAGCACGGATGAGGATAGCACGCCGGCGCCGAATCGGGAGAGCAGCAATGGTGGTGGCTCCACAGCAACAGATCTCAGGTTCAAGTCACCCTTTATACTGATCAAACCCGATGGAAGTATCAGCATTAAGAACACCCACAATGCGGAGGATGTCAATGAGAAGCagacgaagaagaagcaaaCGAAAGCGCCGCACGAGCGCAAGAATTTGCGAGGGATGCACAGTTCCACGTTGAGCAATCGCTATGATGCGGATACCACAGATTCCAGCTGGATTTGTGTGTTTTGTAAGCGTGGTCCGCACAAGCTTGGACTGGGTGATCTCTTTGGTCCCTACCTCGTCTCCATTGACTGTGAAGAGTATCGAGCTGCATTGCAGGTGCCAGCTGCTCAGGATATCGATGGACTATTTGTAAGCAAGCGAAAGCGCTGCGACATGGTCAAGATGCAGGATCGAAATCTGCCCGTGATTCCCGCCACGCTGGCCAACATTATGCAGGCGCCCAAGATCACCATG CACAAGCGTAAACGCAAGCAAACCCACGAGAGCGCCTACTCCTTCAGCGATGATCAGAATGAATCTCAGTGCTCCTCGCAGGATCCTCTCGATTGCAGCCACGAGTCGAAATTCATTGAGACGTTTCGCGGCATGTCAAAGACCTCCGAGCATGGCTATGAGATTTGGCTGCACGAGGATTGCGCTGTGTGGGCCAATGACATCCAATTGATTGGCGCCCATGTCAATGGTTTGGATGCCGCAGTCTGGGACAGCACACGCTATCAATGTGTGCATTGTGCTCAACCCGGAGCGAATATCTGTTGCTTTCACCGTGCCTGCAAAGCAGCTGCTCATGTTCCCTGTGCCCGTGCCACCAGCTGGAGTCTCTGCGAGGAGGATCGCAAGGTGTATTGTGAGCTGCACACGCCGGAAAGGGAGGCAACGGAAGCGGAAGAGTTGCCAGTGTTGTCACAGATGGAACCAGTTGTGGTTGTGCCACCGCCAACATTTAATGTCAATTCGCTTCCCTGA
- the LOC117783187 gene encoding thymidylate kinase produces the protein MNPLRRGAFIVFEGVDRTGKTTQTRLLFEWLIKNGIKAKLIHFPERSSAIGQVINSYLSNAQDLPDEVIHLMFSANRWEHMKSIQNELLAGTTLICDRYAYSGAAYTVAKGLDFNWCCAPDRGLIKPDAVFYLKAQPEELISRGSYGMERYEKLDFQRKVAKVFDKFCTQESSYWHEFDASQNEEQLQKQIAEKAEEVLKLIPEQSLEKLT, from the exons ATGAACCCTTTGAGACGTGGTGCATTTATTGTGTTTGAAGGTGTCGACCGCACGGGCAAAACAACGCAGACACGGCTACTGT TTGAGTGGTTGATAAAGAATGGAATTAAAGCTAAACTGATACATTTTCCGGAAAGGTCGTCAGCCATTGGTCAGGTGATCAATTCGTACTTATCCAATGCCCAAGACCTGCCCGATGAAGTCATCCACCTGATGTTCTCAGCAAACCGATGGGAGCACATGAAGAGCATCCAGAATGAACTCTTGGCCGGCACAACATTGATATGCGATCGTTATGCCTACTCTGGTGCAGCATACACGGTGGCCAAGGGACTCGACTTCAACTGGTGCTGTGCACCTGACCGTGGACTCATTAAACCCGATGCCGTTTTCTATCTGAAGGCCCAGCCCGAAGAACTAATCTCACGTGGCAGCTATGGCATGGAACG TTATGAGAAATTGGATTTTCAGCGTAAAGTCGCCAAGGTATTTGATAAATTCTGCACCCAAGAGTCGAGTTACTGGCATGAATTTGATGCCAGCCAAAATGAAGAGCAgcttcaaaaacaaattgctgAAAAGGCGGAAGAGGTGTTGAAGCTAATCCCGGAGCAATCCCTAGAGAAGCTGACTTGA
- the LOC117783186 gene encoding rho GTPase-activating protein gacU, protein MVSKALLLLVAIVAARFGGSTRRTTLALACDESLAAAATTTQQNNRYNSYYSNNNNKNNMNNNNNEQDNNDDGIADSKDSNVDDDNNDNYNYNKASAKWQLAQQKLYGNPQSIHQQQQQQEQQQQLQRQQQLRQHHQQQQFVDDSEAAGNDFLLQLPVLNAAMQGVDWFSQDTSNNNDKDTNNNNNHNNDYDYNVWHATSESEREHLPLQRSSRSSYKQSRQTAGNGDGDGDIAGGQLDADADGIDFEGEEDFAVAKMDADELSEQLPYGIQNVRKRRVRSVMPPPQSQYSTTASGSEGVTYQSLCPTKRVTVKLDNGEYRPNHYVEVTCANNYAPLPPRLQNYDNYNYRSNELPLLRALLNERSGEKREICSATGFACIQLNRTIHLIRLNEGSGCWESETRTVPSGCECMWPKHSYGDIASYHQAQKRFTNQRARPGPIIDYTPGVGYRQLTLRSHAPKSGGVAAGTRSRRADLDYDNY, encoded by the exons ttgctgctggttgccattgttgctgcCCGATTTGGTGGCTCAACGAGGCGAACAACACTCGCATTGGCCTGCGATGAATCGTTGGCGGCGGCGGCGACAACAACGCAACAAAACAATAGATACAACAGCTACTacagtaataacaacaacaagaacaacatgaacaacaacaacaacgagcagGACAACAACGACGATGGTATTGCTGATAGCAAGGACAGCAATGttgacgacgacaacaatgACAACTATAACTACAACAAAGCATCGGCCAAATGGCAGTTGGCGCAGCAAAAACTATACGGAAATCCCCAAAGCatacaccaacagcaacagcaacaggaacaacagcaacaactgcaacgacaacaacaacttcggcaacatcatcaacagcaacaatttgttgaTGATTCCGAGGCAGCAGGGAATGACTTCCTTCTCCAATTGCCAGTCTTAAATGCGGCTATGCAAGGTGTGGACTGGTTTTCACAggacacaagcaacaacaacgacaaggacaccaacaacaacaacaaccacaacaatgaCTATGACTACaatgtgtggcatgcaacatccGAATCAGAACGAGAACATTTGCCGCTGCAACGCAGCAGTCGAAGCAGCTACAAGCAAAG CAGGCAGACAGCTGGAaacggagatggagatggagatatAGCTGGAGGTCAACTGGATGCTGATGCTGACGGCATTGACTTTGAGGGCGAGGAGGACTTTGCGGTGGCCAAAATGGATGCGGATGAGCTAAGCGAGCAGCTGCCATATGGCATACAAAATGTACGCAAAAGGCGCGTGCGCAGCGTGATGCCACCACCACAATCCCAATACAGCACCACCGCCAGCGGAAGTGAAGGA GTCACTTATCAGTCGCTGTGTCCCACCAAAAGAGTGACCGTTAAGCTGGACAATGGCGAGTATCGGCCCAATCATTATGTGGAGGTTACCTGTGCCAACAACTATGCTCCATTGCCACCCAGGCTGCAAAACTATGACAACTACAATTATCGCAGCAATgagttgccgctgctgcgTGCTCTCCTCAATGAAAGATCTGGTGAGAAGCGTGAg ATCTGCTCCGCCACAGGCTTTGCCTGCATCCAACTGAATCGCACCATACATTTGATACGCCTGAATGAAGGCAGTGGCTGCTGGGAGTCGGAGACGCGTACGGTGCCATCGGGTTGTGAGTGCATGTGGCCCAAGCATAGCTATGGCGACATTGCCTCTTATCACCAGGCACAGAAGCGTTTCACCAATCAGCGTGCTCGTCCCGGACCAATCATTGATTACACACCAGGTGTGGGCTATCGCCAGTTGACACTGCGTTCCCATGCTCCCAAGTCGGGTGGAGTTGCCGCTGGAACACGCAGTCGACGTGCGGATTTGGACTATGACAACTATTAA